A stretch of Miscanthus floridulus cultivar M001 chromosome 13, ASM1932011v1, whole genome shotgun sequence DNA encodes these proteins:
- the LOC136501484 gene encoding acyl-CoA-binding domain-containing protein 1-like — translation MGLQEEFEEYAEKAKTLPENTSNENKLILYGLYKQATVGNVNTDRPGIFYQKDRAKWDAWKAVEGKSKEETMSDYITKVKQLQEEACHFLKSLNSCQTAIVS, via the exons ATGGGACTGCAG GAGGAATTTGAGGAGTATGCTGAGAAGGCAAAGACCTTGCCTGAGAACACAAGCAATGAGAACAAGCTGATCCTCTACGGACTCTACAAGCAAGCCACTGTTGGAAATGTGAATACCG ATCGTCCTGGCATATTCTACCAGAAGGACAGGGCCAAGTGGGATGCCTGGAAGGCTGTTGAAG GCAAATCGAAAGAAGAGACAATGAGTGACTACATCACCAAGGTGAAGCAGCTCCAGGAGGAGGCATGCCACTTCTTAAAGTCTCTTAATAGTTGCCAAACAGCTATTGTCAGCTGA
- the LOC136500765 gene encoding uncharacterized protein, whose protein sequence is MSYWGSPGGPPSWAASRGPSPVVPLLVVVALGWVIYQETLMEWYEMVTELQETVTDNAVLLVLALGAAALLLALAVAGNRSEVVLVPMVLVVIMFLIQNIVLTALLLLVVVYFAGIYYYRPDRGYGYGYGYGYGGGFGGDSSGGGGAGLGFFMLLLLCLVLCAMFSDGGSGWWIPGVLLVACVLCLNLFSGGKVWGYGYP, encoded by the coding sequence ATGAGCTACTGGGGAAGCCCAGGCGGGCCGCCATCGTGGGCGGCGAGCCGGGGGCCGTCGCCGGTGGTGCCGCTCCTCGTCGTGGTGGCGCTGGGATGGGTCATCTACCAAGAGACCCTGATGGAGTGGTACGAGATGGTGACGGAGTTGCAGGAGACGGTGACGGACAACGCCGTGCTCCTGGTCCTCGCCCTCGGCGCCGCAGCGCTACTGCTCGCCTTGGCCGTGGCCGGCAACCGGAGCGAGGTGGTGCTGGTGCCGATGGTGCTGGTGGTGATCATGTTCCTCATCCAGAACATCGTGCTCACCGCTCTCCTGCTTCTGGTGGTGGTCTACTTTGCTGGCATATACTACTACCGGCCAGACAGAGGGTACGGCTACGGGTATGGGTACGGGTACGGCGGTGGTTTCGGCGGCGACTCGAGCGGCGGAGGGGGCGCCGGGCTGGGGTTcttcatgctgctgctgctgtgcctggtGCTGTGCGCCATGTTCTCCGACGGCGGCAGCGGCTGGTGGATCCCAGGTGTGCTGCTGGTTGCGTGCGTGCTCTGCCTCAATCTCTTCTCCGGCGGCAAAGTCTGGGGATATGGATACCCCTGa